The following proteins are co-located in the Sphingomonas donggukensis genome:
- a CDS encoding type II and III secretion system protein family protein, which yields MRSQGFIRRSLAASAAAALTLNAAVPAVAGPGGGQRVRVGQPAGTQRPTSEVLLSVGQGQLVNLPADVTTVWTSNPGVADVYVSSSRQINVFGKDFGEATIFATSASGAVVYSTNVRVSQNLTSIDRMMKLAMPDADIRVTTVGQLAVITGTVASPTDSQEAQRLVTMLLNPGIDISGSAPLKIGVVNRLRTATPLQVNLQVKFAEVSRSFIKNIGVNLQTRDLTDGFQLNVASGRSVGSIGSASTAGFPLLDASARYGLPTGSISLPFNPATGDFVLPNTGTAFDFSKLAGTERTAIGLATKLAGLDILSAIDLGETVGQVTTLANPNLTALSGETGTFLAGGEIPIPVSQGLGAVSVEYKQYGVSLAYTPTVLSDGRISLRVRPEVSQLSAAGAVTIGGTSIPALTTRRAETTVELGSGQSFMIAGLMQNSHDNQFSKTPGISDIPVLGALFRSNGFKRNETELVIVITPYLVKPVNAADVVLPTDGYKAPTDLSRVLLGTLASGKSGGDRPKPQMAQPSAPPPSIGVVTPAPVLPARAPQDDRSVVGTLPAATPTPRKGKDKKDAGGAMPGFSFK from the coding sequence ATGCGTAGCCAGGGATTCATCCGGCGCTCGCTCGCGGCCAGTGCCGCCGCCGCGCTGACGCTGAACGCGGCGGTGCCGGCAGTCGCCGGTCCCGGCGGCGGCCAGCGGGTCCGCGTCGGCCAGCCTGCCGGCACCCAGCGTCCGACCAGCGAAGTGCTGTTGTCGGTCGGCCAGGGCCAGCTGGTCAACCTGCCCGCCGACGTCACCACCGTGTGGACGTCGAACCCGGGCGTCGCCGACGTGTACGTAAGTTCGTCGCGCCAGATCAACGTGTTCGGCAAGGATTTCGGCGAGGCCACGATCTTCGCCACCAGCGCCAGCGGCGCCGTGGTCTATTCGACCAACGTCCGAGTCAGCCAGAACCTGACCTCGATCGACCGCATGATGAAGCTGGCGATGCCGGACGCGGATATCCGCGTGACCACGGTCGGCCAGCTTGCGGTCATCACCGGCACCGTCGCCTCGCCGACCGACAGCCAGGAGGCGCAGCGGCTCGTCACGATGCTGCTGAACCCGGGCATCGACATCTCGGGCAGCGCGCCGCTGAAGATCGGGGTGGTCAACCGCTTGCGCACCGCGACGCCGCTTCAGGTCAACCTCCAGGTGAAATTCGCCGAGGTCAGCCGCAGCTTCATCAAGAACATCGGCGTCAACCTGCAGACCCGCGACCTGACCGACGGCTTCCAGCTAAACGTCGCCAGCGGGCGCTCGGTCGGCAGCATCGGCTCGGCGAGCACCGCGGGCTTCCCGCTGCTCGACGCCTCGGCACGCTACGGCCTGCCGACGGGGTCGATCAGCCTGCCGTTCAACCCGGCGACGGGCGACTTCGTCCTGCCGAACACCGGCACCGCGTTCGACTTCTCGAAGCTCGCCGGTACCGAGCGCACCGCGATCGGCCTCGCCACCAAGCTTGCCGGCCTCGACATCCTGTCGGCGATCGACCTGGGTGAGACGGTCGGCCAGGTGACGACGCTCGCCAATCCCAACCTGACTGCGTTGTCGGGCGAAACCGGCACGTTCCTCGCCGGCGGCGAAATCCCGATCCCGGTCAGCCAGGGCCTCGGCGCCGTCTCGGTCGAATACAAGCAGTACGGCGTCAGCCTCGCCTACACCCCGACCGTCCTGTCCGACGGCCGCATCTCGCTGCGCGTCCGTCCGGAAGTGTCGCAGCTGTCGGCTGCCGGCGCAGTCACCATCGGCGGCACCTCGATCCCCGCGCTCACCACGCGGCGCGCCGAGACCACCGTCGAGCTGGGTTCGGGCCAGAGCTTCATGATCGCCGGGCTGATGCAGAACAGCCACGACAACCAGTTCAGCAAGACACCGGGGATCAGCGACATTCCTGTGCTGGGCGCGCTGTTCCGCTCGAACGGGTTCAAGCGCAACGAGACCGAGCTCGTGATCGTCATCACCCCCTATCTGGTGAAGCCGGTCAACGCCGCCGACGTCGTCCTGCCCACCGATGGCTACAAGGCGCCGACCGACCTCAGCCGCGTGCTGCTCGGCACGCTCGCCAGCGGCAAGTCGGGCGGCGACCGTCCCAAGCCGCAGATGGCGCAGCCGTCCGCGCCTCCGCCTTCGATCGGCGTCGTGACGCCCGCCCCGGTCCTGCCGGCGCGCGCACCGCAGGACGACCGCAGCGTCGTCGGTACGCTGCCGGCGGCCACGCCGACGCCCAGGAAGGGCAAGGACAAGAAGGATGCCGGCGGCGCGATGCCCGGCTTCAGCTTCAAGTGA
- a CDS encoding A24 family peptidase: MGDSVAIALLGALGLLLVSAGIEDARVREIANWKNAVIALFAPAWWWAAGYTLWPDVGVQLIVAALVFGLFVAAFALGQMGGGDVKLIGALALWIPPTALVWMLIIMSLIGGLVTIVLLIEARWQAKREPLEIPYGVAIAIAALLWIREPIFNHFG; the protein is encoded by the coding sequence ATGGGGGATTCAGTCGCCATAGCCTTGCTCGGCGCGCTCGGGCTTCTGCTGGTATCGGCCGGCATCGAGGACGCGCGCGTCCGCGAGATCGCCAACTGGAAGAATGCGGTCATCGCGCTGTTCGCCCCCGCATGGTGGTGGGCGGCGGGATACACGCTGTGGCCGGACGTCGGCGTGCAGCTGATCGTCGCCGCGCTCGTCTTCGGGCTGTTCGTGGCGGCGTTCGCGCTCGGCCAGATGGGCGGGGGCGACGTGAAGCTGATCGGCGCGCTGGCGCTGTGGATTCCGCCAACCGCGCTCGTGTGGATGCTGATCATCATGTCGCTGATCGGCGGCCTCGTCACGATCGTGCTGCTGATCGAGGCGCGCTGGCAGGCGAAACGCGAGCCGCTGGAGATCCCGTACGGCGTCGCGATCGCCATCGCGGCGCTGCTGTGGATTCGCGAACCAATATTTAACCACTTCGGGTGA
- a CDS encoding type II secretion system F family protein, with translation MEIVPFVMMCAGAFLVLVMLAIAFSGPSAARVGSRRLTAVKTRLTTDYLTQNMEAQVRKISMGRATRMDLTMGRILPNPALLQKRLAMTGKDWTVGKYGMATFGLAAFVGLLLALKGAPVLLTLFVALFVGIGVPHAVVGFFIKRRIAKFTAKFPDAIELLVRGLRSGLPITETMGVVGQEVEGPVGEEFRMVSDKMKIGRTMDAALQETSDRLGTPEFQFFVITIAIQRETGGNLAETLANLAEVLRKRGQMKLKIKAMSSESKASAYIIGALPFIVFGLIWYINGGYMQNFFIDERLMVAGGGGMVWMAIGAFIMRQMINFEI, from the coding sequence GTGGAAATCGTGCCGTTCGTGATGATGTGCGCCGGGGCCTTCCTGGTGCTGGTGATGCTGGCGATCGCGTTCAGCGGCCCGTCGGCGGCACGCGTCGGCTCGCGCCGGCTGACCGCGGTCAAGACGCGGCTGACGACCGATTACCTGACGCAGAACATGGAAGCGCAGGTCCGCAAGATCTCGATGGGTCGCGCCACGCGCATGGACCTGACGATGGGCCGCATCCTGCCCAACCCCGCGCTGCTGCAGAAGCGGCTGGCGATGACGGGCAAGGACTGGACGGTCGGCAAATACGGCATGGCGACGTTCGGGTTGGCGGCGTTCGTCGGGCTGCTGCTGGCGCTAAAGGGAGCGCCGGTGCTGCTGACGCTGTTCGTCGCGCTGTTCGTCGGTATCGGTGTGCCGCACGCGGTCGTCGGCTTCTTCATCAAGCGCCGCATCGCGAAGTTCACCGCGAAGTTTCCCGACGCGATCGAGCTGCTGGTGCGCGGCCTTCGCTCCGGCCTTCCGATCACCGAGACGATGGGCGTCGTCGGCCAGGAGGTCGAGGGTCCGGTCGGCGAGGAATTCCGGATGGTGTCCGACAAGATGAAGATCGGCCGCACGATGGACGCCGCGCTTCAGGAGACATCGGACCGCTTGGGCACGCCCGAGTTCCAGTTCTTCGTCATCACCATCGCCATCCAGCGTGAGACCGGCGGCAATCTGGCCGAAACGCTCGCCAACCTCGCCGAAGTGCTGCGCAAGCGCGGGCAGATGAAGCTGAAGATCAAGGCGATGTCGTCGGAATCGAAGGCGTCGGCCTATATCATCGGCGCGCTGCCGTTCATCGTGTTCGGGCTGATCTGGTACATCAACGGCGGCTACATGCAGAACTTCTTCATCGACGAGCGGCTGATGGTCGCCGGCGGCGGCGGCATGGTGTGGATGGCGATCGGCGCCTTCATAATGCGCCAGATGATCAACTTCGAAATCTGA
- a CDS encoding pilus assembly protein CpaE has product MNAPWNPARNTTREPFVAYVCDETTAAAIRPIVVELGWAAEKVHKGGLRNAVQSLSVAASPNILFVDLSESGDPLNDINALAEVCEPGTVVIAAGQVNDVRLYRDLVASGIQDYLLKPLNPDVLRESFSSAHAVLNAPKHVEAAVERPHCSTAVIGVRGGVGASTLSTSLAWLLSEKGKRTTALLDLDVHFGTGALSLDLEPGRGLTDAIENPSRIDGLFIERAMVRASERLAVLSAEAPINSPIVTDGSAFYQLQEEIRGAFECTIVDMPRSMLVNHPHLITDVQVAVVATDFTLASARDTIRILAWFKSNAPATKVVVVANRIQPSAQLEISRKDFEGSIERKVDFVIPFEPKVAAQAAKLGKPFAEAGKNTKTLAPIAALAEHLLVLGDAADDAAPAAGKSKVAKGDAKGGASLLGKLGALTAKLPGKKQK; this is encoded by the coding sequence ATGAACGCTCCCTGGAATCCTGCGCGCAACACCACCCGCGAGCCTTTCGTCGCCTATGTCTGCGACGAGACCACCGCTGCCGCGATCCGGCCGATCGTGGTCGAACTCGGCTGGGCGGCGGAAAAGGTGCACAAGGGCGGCCTGCGCAATGCCGTGCAGTCGCTGTCGGTAGCCGCGAGCCCGAACATCCTGTTCGTCGACCTGTCCGAAAGCGGCGATCCGCTGAACGACATCAACGCACTGGCCGAAGTGTGCGAGCCCGGCACCGTCGTGATCGCGGCGGGCCAGGTCAACGACGTCCGCCTGTACCGCGACCTGGTCGCCAGCGGCATTCAGGACTATCTGCTGAAGCCGCTGAACCCCGACGTGCTGCGCGAGAGCTTCTCGAGCGCGCATGCGGTGCTGAACGCGCCCAAGCATGTAGAGGCTGCCGTCGAGCGCCCGCATTGCTCGACCGCCGTCATCGGCGTGCGCGGCGGTGTCGGCGCGTCGACGCTGTCGACGTCGCTTGCCTGGCTGCTGAGCGAAAAGGGCAAGCGCACCACCGCGCTGCTCGACCTGGACGTGCATTTCGGCACCGGCGCGCTGTCGCTCGACCTCGAGCCGGGGCGCGGCCTGACCGATGCGATCGAGAACCCGAGCCGCATCGACGGGCTCTTCATCGAACGCGCGATGGTGCGTGCGTCGGAGCGGCTGGCCGTCCTGTCGGCGGAGGCGCCGATCAACTCGCCGATCGTCACCGACGGCAGCGCGTTCTACCAGCTGCAGGAGGAAATTCGCGGCGCGTTCGAATGCACGATCGTCGATATGCCGCGATCGATGCTGGTCAATCACCCGCACCTGATCACCGACGTGCAGGTCGCGGTCGTCGCGACCGACTTCACGCTGGCGTCGGCGCGCGACACGATCCGCATCCTCGCCTGGTTCAAGTCGAACGCCCCGGCCACCAAGGTCGTCGTCGTCGCCAACCGCATCCAGCCGTCCGCGCAGCTCGAGATCAGCCGCAAGGACTTCGAGGGGTCGATCGAGCGCAAGGTCGACTTCGTGATCCCCTTCGAGCCCAAGGTCGCCGCGCAGGCAGCCAAGCTCGGCAAGCCGTTTGCCGAGGCGGGCAAGAACACCAAGACACTGGCACCAATCGCCGCGCTTGCCGAGCATCTGCTGGTGCTGGGCGATGCGGCCGACGACGCAGCTCCGGCTGCGGGCAAGTCGAAGGTGGCAAAGGGCGATGCCAAGGGCGGCGCCTCGCTGCTCGGCAAGCTTGGCGCGCTGACCGCGAAGCTGCCCGGCAAGAAGCAGAAGTAA
- the cpaB gene encoding Flp pilus assembly protein CpaB — MDGRKIMLLVGALLIAGITAFMARSLMMGSAAPTAASQPVIDGPEVLVATKALPVGTIIDATALKFQPWPKELVENAYFLRQGTDLKNVVGTVVRFPIPAGQPVSQGALVKPGDRGFLAAALGAGMRAITVPVSAQTSVAGFIFPGDRVDVILTQSVAGGGDGPPLKASETMLRNVRVLATGTKTDKTVDDKGNTIVTDYSTVTLEATPQIAEKIAVAQTVGSISLSLRSIADNAGELEEAIASGAVNVPDGKKAEAEMLAGVAARPMEGKGSFSTGADVSRFQRSSVPGKPGYDRPSMMTTGVPMTTRSFPGAAAPVAVGPIVRVARGNDVTVVPVGGKN; from the coding sequence ATGGACGGACGCAAGATCATGCTGCTGGTAGGTGCCCTGCTGATCGCAGGCATCACCGCGTTCATGGCGCGGAGCCTGATGATGGGCTCTGCGGCTCCCACCGCCGCCAGCCAGCCCGTCATCGACGGGCCCGAAGTGCTGGTCGCGACCAAGGCACTGCCGGTCGGCACGATCATCGACGCGACCGCGCTGAAGTTCCAGCCGTGGCCGAAGGAGCTGGTGGAGAACGCCTATTTCCTGCGCCAGGGTACCGACCTGAAAAACGTCGTCGGCACCGTCGTCCGCTTCCCGATTCCCGCCGGCCAGCCGGTCAGCCAGGGCGCGCTGGTGAAGCCGGGCGACCGCGGCTTCCTGGCCGCCGCACTCGGCGCCGGCATGCGCGCCATCACGGTGCCGGTGTCGGCCCAGACTTCGGTCGCGGGCTTCATCTTTCCGGGCGACCGCGTCGACGTCATCCTGACCCAGTCGGTCGCGGGCGGCGGCGACGGTCCGCCGCTGAAGGCGTCCGAGACGATGCTGCGCAACGTCCGCGTGCTCGCCACGGGCACCAAGACGGACAAGACCGTCGACGACAAGGGCAACACCATCGTCACCGACTATTCGACCGTCACGCTGGAGGCGACGCCCCAGATCGCGGAGAAGATCGCGGTCGCACAGACCGTCGGCTCGATCTCACTGTCGCTGCGCTCGATCGCAGACAATGCCGGCGAGCTCGAGGAAGCGATCGCCAGCGGCGCGGTCAACGTACCCGACGGCAAGAAGGCCGAGGCCGAGATGCTCGCCGGCGTCGCCGCCCGCCCGATGGAGGGCAAGGGCAGCTTCTCGACCGGTGCCGACGTCTCGCGCTTCCAGCGCTCGTCGGTCCCGGGGAAGCCCGGATACGACCGACCGTCGATGATGACGACGGGCGTGCCGATGACCACGCGCAGCTTCCCGGGTGCAGCCGCTCCGGTCGCAGTCGGTCCGATCGTCCGCGTCGCACGCGGCAATGATGTCACCGTGGTTCCGGTGGGGGGGAAGAATTAA
- a CDS encoding CpaD family pilus assembly protein — protein MARGFRILAMTASALALAACGTPNRGLESVHQPVVERADYAFDVATSGGGLAPGEADRLAGWMSSLRLGYGDRVAVDTGNGEVAVRDDVATQAARYGLLVSDDVPITTGVVARGTARVVVSRMRASVPTCPDHSRVSGIEFEGNTQSNYGCAINSNLAAMVARPEDLVRGQPGTSVSDPATGYKAIESLRKAAPTGAGGLKSETTKGGN, from the coding sequence ATGGCCCGTGGTTTCCGCATCCTGGCGATGACCGCATCCGCACTGGCGCTGGCCGCGTGCGGGACGCCCAATCGCGGCCTCGAATCGGTTCACCAGCCGGTGGTCGAGCGTGCCGACTATGCCTTCGACGTCGCGACCAGCGGCGGCGGGCTGGCGCCGGGCGAGGCCGATCGCCTCGCCGGATGGATGAGCTCGCTGCGGCTTGGCTACGGCGACCGCGTCGCCGTCGATACCGGCAACGGCGAGGTCGCGGTTCGCGATGACGTCGCAACCCAGGCGGCGCGCTACGGGCTGCTCGTGTCGGACGACGTGCCGATCACCACCGGCGTCGTGGCCCGCGGTACGGCGCGCGTCGTCGTATCGCGGATGCGCGCCTCGGTCCCGACCTGCCCCGACCACAGCCGCGTCAGCGGCATCGAGTTCGAGGGCAACACCCAGTCGAATTATGGCTGCGCGATCAATTCGAACCTGGCGGCGATGGTCGCCCGGCCCGAGGATCTCGTCCGCGGCCAGCCGGGCACGTCGGTGTCCGATCCGGCCACCGGCTACAAGGCCATCGAATCGCTCCGCAAGGCCGCGCCCACCGGCGCCGGCGGGCTGAAATCCGAAACCACGAAGGGCGGCAACTGA
- a CDS encoding alpha/beta fold hydrolase, with translation MTDPAPSPPADPVRRALPDGATLGTWHAPDGWPLRTFDWPAPAGRERGAILFQTGRGDFFEKYLETLAYWHSRGWRITAFDWRGQAGSGRLTPAPHVGHIDDYATYIADLRAFWAEWAAGVTGPKVAIGHSMGGHLLLRGLAEGAIAPDAAVLVAPMLGLHAPGGAAIGERVARLIGALGKPARPAWKGNERPHTMIPRQKLLTTDLDRYADELWWQQQDPRLITGPPSWRWVVQGFESTRLLRASPALATLSTPVLMLVAEADRLVDPRAALAVAAKLPDVRVVRFGAESAHEILRECDAVRDRALVEIDDFLETRVGVQG, from the coding sequence ATGACCGACCCCGCGCCGTCCCCGCCCGCCGATCCCGTCCGCCGCGCGCTGCCCGATGGCGCGACGCTGGGAACGTGGCACGCGCCCGACGGCTGGCCGCTACGCACCTTCGACTGGCCGGCGCCGGCGGGGCGGGAGCGGGGGGCGATCCTGTTCCAGACCGGACGGGGCGATTTCTTCGAGAAGTATCTCGAGACGCTGGCGTACTGGCATAGCCGTGGCTGGCGCATCACCGCCTTCGACTGGCGCGGACAGGCGGGGTCAGGGCGGCTGACGCCTGCGCCGCACGTCGGCCATATCGACGATTACGCCACCTACATCGCCGATCTGCGCGCGTTCTGGGCGGAGTGGGCGGCGGGCGTGACGGGGCCGAAGGTCGCGATCGGCCATTCGATGGGCGGGCATCTGCTGCTGCGCGGACTTGCCGAAGGAGCGATCGCGCCCGATGCCGCGGTGCTTGTCGCGCCGATGCTCGGGCTGCACGCACCGGGCGGTGCCGCGATCGGCGAGCGCGTCGCCCGGCTGATCGGCGCCCTCGGCAAGCCCGCACGTCCGGCGTGGAAGGGGAATGAGCGGCCCCACACCATGATCCCCCGCCAGAAGCTGCTGACCACCGACCTCGATCGCTATGCCGACGAGCTGTGGTGGCAGCAGCAGGATCCGCGGCTCATCACCGGCCCGCCGAGCTGGCGCTGGGTGGTGCAAGGGTTCGAATCGACGCGGCTGCTGCGGGCCTCGCCGGCGCTCGCAACGCTCTCGACGCCGGTGCTGATGCTGGTGGCGGAGGCGGACAGGCTGGTCGATCCGCGTGCGGCGCTGGCGGTCGCGGCGAAGCTGCCCGACGTGCGCGTGGTACGCTTCGGGGCCGAATCGGCGCACGAGATCCTGCGCGAGTGCGACGCGGTGCGCGACCGTGCGCTTGTCGAGATCGACGATTTTCTGGAGACGCGCGTGGGAGTTCAGGGATGA
- a CDS encoding type II secretion system F family protein: MTPPSGGPTILGFDVIMVATMLAGVAALAVMFAIYTATTVSDPMVKRVKALNERREQLKAGITASTSKRRAKLVQKNEATDRIRAFLSSLKMLQDSQVKAAQHKLMQAGIRSKEWAVAVIFGRLVAPIVLGGPMLYIVYGTDTFADWSPLKAYGLVAGTFILSYKAPDIYLKNKISKRQSAIRKGLPDALDLLVICAEAGLTVDAAFHRVAKELGRAYPELGDEFSLTAIELGFLTDRRQAFENLAMRTNLDAIKGVTTTMIQTEKYGTPLASALRVLSAEFRNERMMRAEEKAARLPAIMTVPLILFILPVLFIVILGPAACSINDALLTG, encoded by the coding sequence ATGACCCCTCCCTCCGGTGGCCCCACCATTCTCGGCTTCGATGTCATCATGGTCGCGACCATGCTGGCCGGCGTCGCGGCGCTCGCGGTGATGTTCGCGATCTACACCGCGACCACGGTCAGCGATCCGATGGTCAAGCGCGTGAAGGCGCTGAACGAACGCCGCGAGCAGCTGAAGGCGGGCATCACCGCATCGACCAGCAAGCGTCGCGCGAAGCTCGTCCAGAAGAACGAGGCGACCGACCGCATCCGCGCATTCCTGTCGTCGCTGAAGATGCTTCAGGATTCGCAGGTGAAAGCTGCGCAGCACAAGCTGATGCAGGCCGGCATCCGGTCGAAGGAATGGGCCGTCGCTGTCATCTTCGGGCGGCTGGTCGCGCCGATCGTGCTCGGCGGGCCGATGCTGTACATCGTGTACGGGACCGACACGTTCGCCGACTGGAGCCCGCTGAAGGCGTACGGCCTGGTCGCCGGCACCTTCATCCTGAGCTACAAGGCGCCCGACATCTATCTGAAGAACAAGATTTCCAAGCGCCAGTCGGCGATCCGCAAGGGATTGCCCGACGCGCTCGACCTGCTGGTGATCTGCGCCGAAGCGGGCCTGACCGTCGACGCCGCCTTCCACCGCGTGGCGAAGGAACTTGGGCGCGCGTATCCTGAGCTGGGTGACGAGTTTTCGCTGACCGCGATCGAGCTGGGCTTCCTGACCGATCGTCGCCAGGCGTTCGAGAATCTGGCGATGCGCACCAATCTCGACGCGATCAAGGGCGTGACCACGACCATGATCCAGACCGAGAAATACGGTACGCCGCTCGCCTCTGCGCTGCGCGTGCTGTCGGCGGAATTCCGCAACGAACGCATGATGCGCGCCGAGGAAAAGGCCGCACGCCTGCCCGCGATCATGACGGTACCGCTGATCCTGTTCATCCTGCCGGTGCTGTTCATCGTCATCCTCGGGCCGGCTGCTTGTTCGATCAACGATGCGCTGCTGACGGGCTGA
- the ppdK gene encoding pyruvate, phosphate dikinase, whose amino-acid sequence MTKYVYRFGGGVSDGGRGDKNLLGGKGANLDEMASIGLPVPPGFTISTAFCAVYYDEGRAFPPSLRDEVATGIAHIEGVTGKRFGDAADPLLVSVRSGARASMPGMMDTVLNLGLNDATVAGLAQVSGDARFAWDSYRRFIQMYSDVVLELDHARFEEALEIAKEDRGYYLDTDMSAADWQGLVDEYKSIVAELWGRPFPQDVHDQLWGAIGAVFGSWQSDRAKVYRRLNDIPSEWGTAVNVQAMVFGNMGDTSATGVAFTRDPAKGDNAYYGEFLINAQGEDVVAGIRTPQYLTKAAREAANAKPASMEEAMPEVYGELAAVFDLLERHYRDMQDIEFTVQQGKLWMLQTRSGKRTAKAALKIAVDMASEGLITREEAIARIDPAALDQLLHPTLDPKAARDVLTKGLPASPGAASGRIVFTADEAERAAAGGDDVILVRVETSPEDIHGMHAARGILTARGGMTSHAAVVARGMGRPCVSGAGSLSIGKGVMRVGDREVKAGEIITIDGSTGEVMAGAVPTIQPELVGDFGTLMEWADGIRRMKVRTNAETPQDCRTAREFGAEGIGLCRTEHMFFDAARITSVRQMILANDETGRRAALEKLLPEQRSDFVEIFEVMVGLPCTIRLLDPPLHEFLPHEDAEFGEVAKATGLDVDTLKRRAAELHEFNPMLGHRGCRLGVTYPEIYEMQARAIFEAACEVAEKSGAAPVPEVMIPLVGTKRELELMKAVVDAAAEAVFADKGRRIEYLVGTMIELPRAALRAGEIAEAGAFFSFGTNDLTQTTLGVSRDDAARFLTSYVEQGIYAKDPFVSLDVDGVGELVKLAAERGRATRPEIKLGICGEHGGDPASIAFCESVGLDYVSASPYRVPIARLAAAQAALAAK is encoded by the coding sequence ATGACCAAGTATGTTTACCGCTTCGGCGGCGGGGTTTCGGACGGTGGGCGCGGCGACAAGAATCTGCTCGGCGGCAAGGGCGCGAACCTGGACGAGATGGCGTCGATCGGCCTGCCGGTGCCGCCGGGCTTCACCATCTCGACCGCCTTCTGCGCGGTCTATTATGACGAGGGCCGCGCCTTTCCGCCGTCGCTGCGCGACGAGGTCGCGACCGGCATCGCCCATATCGAGGGGGTCACCGGCAAGCGCTTCGGCGACGCCGCCGACCCGCTGCTGGTGTCCGTCCGCAGTGGCGCGCGCGCCTCGATGCCGGGGATGATGGACACCGTCCTCAACCTCGGCCTCAATGACGCGACCGTCGCCGGCCTTGCGCAGGTGTCGGGCGACGCGCGCTTCGCGTGGGACAGCTATCGCCGCTTCATCCAGATGTATTCGGACGTCGTGCTCGAACTCGATCACGCCCGGTTCGAGGAAGCCTTGGAGATCGCCAAGGAAGACCGCGGCTACTACCTCGACACCGACATGTCCGCCGCCGACTGGCAGGGGCTGGTCGACGAATACAAGTCGATCGTCGCCGAACTGTGGGGTAGGCCCTTCCCGCAGGATGTGCACGACCAGCTGTGGGGCGCGATCGGTGCGGTGTTCGGATCGTGGCAATCCGACCGCGCAAAGGTCTATCGCCGGCTGAACGACATCCCTTCCGAATGGGGCACCGCGGTCAACGTGCAGGCGATGGTGTTCGGCAACATGGGCGACACGTCGGCGACGGGGGTGGCCTTCACCCGCGATCCTGCGAAGGGCGACAACGCCTATTACGGCGAATTCCTCATCAACGCCCAAGGCGAGGACGTCGTCGCCGGCATCCGCACGCCGCAATATCTGACGAAGGCCGCGCGCGAAGCCGCCAATGCCAAGCCCGCCTCGATGGAAGAGGCGATGCCCGAGGTGTACGGCGAACTCGCCGCCGTCTTCGACCTGCTCGAACGCCATTACCGCGACATGCAGGATATCGAATTCACGGTGCAGCAGGGCAAGCTGTGGATGCTCCAGACCCGCTCGGGCAAGCGCACCGCCAAGGCTGCGCTGAAGATCGCGGTCGACATGGCGAGCGAGGGGCTCATCACCCGCGAGGAAGCGATCGCGCGGATCGATCCCGCCGCGCTCGACCAGCTGCTCCACCCGACGCTCGATCCGAAGGCGGCGCGCGACGTGCTGACGAAGGGGCTGCCGGCGTCGCCCGGCGCCGCCTCGGGCCGGATCGTCTTCACCGCCGACGAGGCCGAGCGCGCCGCGGCGGGTGGCGACGACGTCATCCTGGTCCGCGTCGAAACATCGCCCGAGGACATCCACGGCATGCACGCCGCCCGCGGCATCCTGACCGCGCGCGGCGGCATGACCAGCCACGCCGCGGTCGTCGCGCGCGGCATGGGGCGTCCGTGCGTCTCGGGGGCGGGATCGCTCTCGATCGGCAAGGGCGTGATGCGGGTAGGGGACCGCGAGGTGAAAGCGGGCGAGATCATCACCATCGACGGCTCGACCGGTGAGGTCATGGCGGGCGCCGTCCCGACGATCCAGCCCGAGCTGGTCGGCGATTTCGGCACGCTGATGGAATGGGCTGACGGCATCCGCCGCATGAAAGTCCGCACCAACGCCGAAACCCCGCAGGACTGCCGCACCGCGCGCGAATTCGGCGCAGAGGGCATCGGGCTGTGCCGCACCGAACACATGTTCTTCGACGCCGCGCGCATCACCAGCGTCCGCCAGATGATCCTCGCCAACGACGAGACCGGACGCCGCGCCGCGCTCGAAAAGCTGCTCCCCGAACAGCGCAGCGACTTCGTCGAGATCTTCGAGGTCATGGTCGGCCTGCCCTGCACGATCCGCCTGCTCGACCCGCCGCTCCACGAATTCCTGCCGCATGAGGATGCCGAGTTCGGGGAAGTCGCGAAGGCGACCGGGCTCGACGTCGACACGCTCAAGCGTCGCGCGGCGGAGTTGCACGAATTCAACCCGATGCTCGGCCATCGCGGCTGTCGTTTGGGCGTCACCTATCCCGAAATCTACGAGATGCAGGCGCGCGCCATCTTCGAGGCGGCGTGCGAGGTTGCCGAGAAGTCGGGCGCCGCGCCGGTGCCCGAAGTGATGATCCCCCTCGTCGGTACCAAGCGCGAATTGGAGCTGATGAAGGCCGTGGTCGATGCCGCCGCCGAAGCCGTCTTCGCCGACAAGGGGCGCCGGATCGAGTACCTGGTCGGCACGATGATCGAACTGCCCCGCGCCGCACTGCGCGCAGGGGAGATTGCAGAGGCGGGGGCATTCTTCTCCTTCGGCACCAACGACCTGACGCAGACGACGCTGGGCGTCAGCCGCGACGACGCCGCGCGTTTCCTGACCAGCTATGTCGAACAGGGCATCTACGCGAAGGATCCGTTCGTCAGCCTGGACGTAGACGGGGTCGGCGAACTGGTGAAGCTGGCCGCCGAGCGGGGCCGGGCGACGCGCCCCGAGATCAAGCTCGGCATCTGCGGCGAACATGGCGGCGATCCGGCGAGCATCGCCTTCTGCGAATCGGTCGGCCTCGATTACGTCAGCGCCTCCCCCTACCGCGTGCCGATCGCCCGGCTCGCGGCGGCGCAGGCGGCGCTTGCCGCCAAATGA